A genomic window from Streptomyces sp. MST-110588 includes:
- a CDS encoding HemK2/MTQ2 family protein methyltransferase: MLFLRPPGVYAPQDDTAALAAALEREPLPPHAEVLDVGTGSGALAVAAARRGAARVTAVDTSPAAVLTARLNAWLAGQGRTVRVRRGDPLRTAPRHHFDLVLANPPYVPSPEPAPPRRGRARAWDAGRDGRAVLDPLCARVPSLLRPGGVLLLVHSTLCGTSPTLELLREGGLEAAVTDRRLVPFGPVVRGREDWLRERGLLAPGQDKEELVVIRARRPQ; this comes from the coding sequence GTGCTTTTCCTGAGACCCCCAGGGGTGTACGCGCCGCAGGACGACACGGCCGCGCTGGCCGCCGCACTGGAACGCGAGCCGCTGCCGCCGCACGCCGAAGTACTGGACGTGGGCACCGGCAGCGGCGCGCTGGCCGTCGCCGCTGCCCGGCGCGGCGCGGCCCGGGTGACCGCGGTGGACACCTCGCCCGCGGCCGTCCTGACCGCCCGCCTGAACGCCTGGCTCGCAGGCCAGGGGCGTACCGTCCGCGTGCGGCGCGGGGACCCGCTGCGCACCGCCCCCCGGCACCACTTCGACCTGGTCCTGGCCAACCCCCCTTATGTGCCGTCCCCGGAGCCCGCCCCGCCGCGCCGGGGACGTGCCCGGGCCTGGGACGCGGGCCGGGACGGGCGGGCCGTACTGGACCCGCTGTGCGCCCGGGTGCCGTCGCTGCTGCGCCCCGGCGGAGTCCTGCTGCTCGTGCACTCGACGCTGTGCGGGACCTCGCCGACCCTGGAGCTGTTGCGCGAAGGGGGACTGGAGGCAGCCGTCACCGACCGGCGTCTGGTGCCGTTCGGGCCGGTCGTACGGGGCCGGGAGGACTGGCTGAGGGAGCGGGGGCTGCTCGCCCCCGGACAGGACAAGGAGGAACTGGTGGTGATCCGTGCCCGGCGCCCGCAGTGA
- a CDS encoding CGNR zinc finger domain-containing protein, whose amino-acid sequence MQTTARRTVALVNVLSDQAPTVAAVAEVLRTYGEPEPLGLCPEDVAEMRTAALALRGVFAAADVDQAAATVNGLLRRTSGTLRLTSHGGSTLWHPHLDSDDEAPWGEWFLASSCLALTVLVWDRGRPPGGLCASARCRNVFLAQGSGPARRYCSRRCATRERVAAHRRAQG is encoded by the coding sequence GTGCAGACCACCGCCCGGCGCACCGTCGCCCTCGTCAACGTGCTGAGCGATCAGGCCCCGACCGTGGCGGCGGTCGCCGAAGTGCTGCGTACGTATGGGGAACCCGAACCCCTCGGCCTCTGCCCGGAGGACGTCGCCGAGATGCGGACCGCGGCCCTGGCGCTGCGCGGGGTCTTCGCCGCCGCTGACGTGGATCAGGCCGCGGCCACTGTCAACGGCCTGCTGCGGCGCACTTCGGGGACCCTCCGCCTCACCTCGCACGGCGGCAGCACGCTGTGGCATCCCCACCTCGACAGCGACGACGAAGCGCCGTGGGGCGAGTGGTTCCTGGCCTCTTCCTGTCTGGCGCTGACCGTCCTGGTGTGGGACCGCGGGCGCCCGCCCGGAGGTCTGTGCGCCTCGGCCCGCTGCCGGAACGTCTTCCTGGCGCAGGGCAGCGGGCCCGCGCGCCGGTATTGCTCGCGGCGCTGTGCGACCCGTGAGCGGGTGGCGGCCCATCGGCGTGCTCAAGGGTGA
- a CDS encoding PepSY domain-containing protein, with translation MTTDPFAYGEPGARRPDPHVGAHFSPVRPPRRSRRGGRVLGVLCAATVSAVLLAGCGDDDKGSGGPSASASTPGGAAPGPTSAAPSGSAGPSHDRNLTEDQAERKALVPTAKVGYEQAADAALKGVSGGRLTAIELKGGANGGGPQWHTEVATQDGTVHEGRVDAVSGKVTESRVAPDQDGDDKRKLADRLAKAKITPQQAAGTATGKKKGTVTSVKLDDNDRGAIVWSVDVVTTNDWNKTTFDVDAADKDKVLREHTDRD, from the coding sequence ATGACCACTGACCCGTTTGCATATGGAGAGCCCGGTGCCCGGCGCCCGGACCCCCACGTCGGCGCGCACTTCTCCCCCGTACGGCCTCCAAGGCGTTCCCGGCGCGGCGGCCGGGTCCTCGGGGTGCTGTGCGCGGCCACGGTCTCGGCCGTGCTGCTGGCCGGCTGCGGGGACGACGACAAGGGGTCCGGTGGGCCCAGCGCCTCGGCGAGCACCCCGGGCGGCGCCGCCCCCGGCCCCACCTCCGCCGCCCCGTCCGGCTCCGCGGGCCCCTCCCACGACCGGAACCTGACCGAGGACCAGGCCGAGCGCAAGGCCCTGGTCCCGACCGCCAAGGTCGGATACGAGCAGGCCGCCGACGCGGCGCTCAAAGGTGTCTCCGGTGGCAGGCTGACCGCGATCGAGCTGAAGGGCGGCGCGAACGGCGGCGGTCCGCAGTGGCACACCGAGGTCGCCACGCAGGACGGCACCGTGCACGAGGGCAGGGTCGACGCCGTGTCGGGGAAGGTGACCGAGTCCCGGGTCGCACCGGACCAGGACGGTGACGACAAGCGGAAACTGGCCGACCGGCTGGCCAAGGCCAAGATCACGCCCCAGCAGGCCGCCGGCACCGCCACCGGCAAGAAGAAGGGCACGGTCACCTCGGTCAAGCTGGACGACAACGACCGGGGCGCCATCGTCTGGTCCGTGGACGTCGTCACCACGAACGACTGGAACAAGACCACCTTCGACGTGGACGCGGCCGACAAGGACAAGGTGCTGCGCGAGCACACCGACCGGGACTGA
- a CDS encoding CDGSH iron-sulfur domain-containing protein translates to MPGARSEPEGTARRVRQEPGGPVLIEGPVEVALEDGGTARSDRPVVAVCMCRRSRIYPWCDTSHRGRRRPRRDTGAAAPARPPEHDDAH, encoded by the coding sequence GTGCCCGGCGCCCGCAGTGAACCCGAGGGAACGGCCCGTCGCGTACGGCAGGAGCCGGGCGGGCCGGTGCTGATCGAGGGGCCGGTGGAGGTCGCCCTGGAGGACGGCGGCACGGCCCGGTCGGACCGGCCGGTGGTCGCGGTGTGCATGTGCCGCCGCAGCCGGATCTACCCGTGGTGCGACACCAGTCACCGGGGCCGCAGACGCCCGCGCCGCGATACCGGGGCCGCGGCCCCGGCCCGGCCGCCGGAGCACGACGACGCGCACTGA
- a CDS encoding MFS transporter — translation MNKRYAMGTYTAGAVAARTGDEMSGPALLLAGLTATGSAASASALLAGITISAAVGGPLLGALLDRSPAPGRLLAWALLGYAAALVLVLLSLGRLPVAYAVAVAVCAGLLGPALSGGWTAQLPRVVTEAALPRANAADAMTFNLASLAGPALAGAVAGLWGAPAGVAVSALMICLALPCAWTLPKNPDRPGPRAHHTADRTSGLTAHRTSGLTTGLAADLAAGFRAIVRTRRLARATAASVLSHAGVGALIACVPLLAERALGAAGHGALLLTLVAAAGLTANAVFSRRPHGLGPDGVIRWSSVVLALAFLLAATAHPVLLVLAVVLAGAADGPALTALFAIRHQEAPGRLRGQIFTTGASLKITGFAVGAGLAGPLAARSLPAALSAAAVLELLAALVCTGAAPAGPRSGRPLRPARSFWFGKH, via the coding sequence ATGAACAAGCGTTACGCAATGGGGACTTACACCGCCGGGGCGGTGGCGGCCCGCACCGGGGACGAGATGTCGGGGCCCGCCTTGCTGCTGGCCGGGCTCACGGCCACCGGATCCGCCGCCTCGGCCTCGGCGCTCCTGGCGGGCATCACCATCTCGGCGGCGGTCGGCGGCCCCCTCCTCGGGGCGCTGCTCGACAGGTCACCCGCACCGGGCCGTCTGCTGGCCTGGGCACTCCTGGGTTACGCGGCGGCGCTGGTCCTGGTCCTCCTGAGCCTGGGCCGCCTCCCGGTCGCGTACGCGGTCGCGGTGGCGGTGTGCGCGGGACTGCTGGGGCCGGCCCTGTCCGGCGGCTGGACGGCTCAACTGCCGCGCGTGGTCACCGAGGCGGCGCTCCCCCGGGCGAACGCGGCCGACGCAATGACCTTCAACCTCGCAAGCCTGGCGGGACCGGCACTGGCCGGTGCCGTCGCGGGCCTGTGGGGCGCGCCGGCCGGCGTGGCGGTCTCCGCCCTGATGATCTGTCTCGCACTGCCCTGTGCGTGGACGCTGCCCAAGAACCCCGACCGGCCCGGCCCCAGGGCCCACCACACCGCCGACCGCACCTCCGGCCTCACCGCCCACCGCACCTCCGGCCTCACCACCGGTCTCGCCGCCGACCTCGCCGCCGGTTTCCGTGCCATCGTCCGTACGCGGCGCCTGGCGCGGGCCACCGCGGCCTCGGTGCTCTCCCACGCCGGCGTCGGCGCCCTGATCGCCTGCGTCCCGCTGCTCGCCGAACGGGCCCTCGGCGCGGCCGGCCATGGAGCACTGCTCCTCACGCTCGTCGCCGCCGCCGGACTCACGGCCAACGCCGTCTTCTCCCGCCGCCCCCACGGCTTAGGGCCGGACGGCGTCATCCGCTGGAGCAGCGTGGTACTGGCCCTGGCCTTCCTTCTCGCGGCGACCGCCCACCCGGTGCTCCTGGTCCTCGCCGTGGTCCTGGCCGGCGCGGCGGACGGCCCTGCGCTCACCGCCCTCTTCGCGATCCGCCACCAGGAGGCGCCCGGCCGTCTGCGCGGTCAGATCTTCACCACCGGCGCCAGCCTGAAGATCACCGGGTTCGCCGTCGGCGCGGGTCTCGCCGGGCCCCTCGCCGCCCGGTCACTGCCCGCGGCGCTGTCGGCCGCCGCCGTACTGGAACTGCTGGCCGCGCTGGTGTGCACCGGAGCGGCTCCGGCCGGGCCGCGTTCCGGCAGACCTCTGCGCCCGGCCCGCTCGTTTTGGTTCGGGAAGCATTGA
- a CDS encoding enolase C-terminal domain-like protein: protein MTGPGGTGPAVESLSVCVCTVPTDAPGGDATLTWDSTTMVLVQARSAGVCGLGWTYGAAAGAGVVSDLLAPVVTGRDAWDVPGANEAMSRAVRNAGRPGLVAGAISAVDIALWDLKARLLDLPLVRLLGAARAEVPVYGSGGLTTYGARHTERQLRGWTEDQGFGRVKIKIGESWGRCPDHDLERVRRARRVIGDGCELYVDANGGYGAKQAIRMADRFADQGVLWFEEPVSSDDLAGLRRVRDAVAPDVAAGEYGYDLRYLARMAASGGVDCLQADVTRCGGITVWLKAAAVAESLGLEISGHCAPHAHAHVCAAVPNLRHLEWFHDHVRIEERFFEGALDPSGGAVTPGASGAPGLGLTLRTEHIGDGWSG, encoded by the coding sequence ATGACCGGACCCGGCGGCACCGGGCCGGCGGTGGAGTCGCTGTCCGTGTGCGTGTGCACGGTCCCGACCGACGCGCCAGGAGGCGACGCCACCTTGACCTGGGACAGCACCACGATGGTGCTGGTCCAGGCCCGCTCCGCCGGGGTGTGCGGCCTGGGCTGGACGTACGGCGCCGCGGCCGGCGCGGGTGTCGTCAGCGACCTGCTGGCCCCCGTGGTCACCGGGCGCGACGCCTGGGACGTACCGGGCGCGAACGAGGCGATGAGCCGCGCCGTACGCAACGCCGGCCGCCCCGGGCTGGTGGCCGGGGCGATCTCCGCCGTGGACATCGCCCTGTGGGACCTCAAGGCACGGCTGCTGGACCTGCCGCTGGTACGGCTGCTGGGCGCGGCCCGCGCCGAGGTCCCGGTGTACGGCAGCGGCGGCCTGACGACCTACGGCGCCCGGCACACCGAACGCCAGTTGCGCGGCTGGACGGAGGACCAGGGCTTCGGCCGCGTCAAGATCAAGATCGGTGAGTCCTGGGGCCGCTGCCCCGACCACGACCTGGAGCGCGTGCGGCGGGCCCGCCGGGTCATCGGCGACGGCTGCGAGCTGTACGTGGACGCCAACGGCGGCTACGGCGCCAAGCAGGCGATCCGGATGGCGGACCGCTTCGCCGACCAGGGAGTGCTCTGGTTCGAGGAGCCGGTCTCCTCCGACGACCTGGCCGGGCTGCGCCGGGTACGGGACGCGGTCGCGCCGGACGTGGCCGCCGGAGAATACGGGTACGACCTGAGGTATCTGGCGCGGATGGCCGCCTCGGGCGGTGTGGACTGCCTCCAGGCCGACGTCACCCGCTGCGGCGGCATCACGGTGTGGCTCAAGGCGGCGGCCGTGGCCGAGTCCCTGGGCCTGGAGATCTCCGGGCACTGCGCCCCGCACGCCCATGCGCACGTGTGCGCCGCCGTGCCCAACCTGCGGCATCTGGAGTGGTTCCACGACCACGTACGCATCGAGGAGCGGTTCTTCGAGGGGGCCCTCGATCCGTCCGGCGGGGCGGTCACCCCGGGCGCGTCAGGCGCTCCCGGCCTCGGTCTGACACTGCGGACGGAGCACATCGGCGACGGCTGGAGCGGGTGA
- a CDS encoding abortive infection protein, whose protein sequence is MTSALPGRRTVVVGAAALSAALAAGRPATAAAGTEAATVLKKPSVPPRPGRLAQRGVNYDTDHEVWRPEYVRREMKAIKERLHCNAVILLGHDLGRLTGTARIAAEHGLYVWLEPRHFDANAEDTLTFVLSVARAAEELRAHHPGVGLSVGCELTIFMEGLLPGKDYQERAQALGRIPPEVYNKRLNAFLTRAVAAVRKEFTGCLTYSSGVWEGVGWRPFDVVGVDLYRDAGNKKTYAEQVRALHRYGKPVVITEFGCCAFTGAEDMGGDGFSVVDYSKTPPEVTGGRRRNEKEQADSIGRCLDAFEAEGVYGAFCYQFIYADNPYAPDARYDLDMANFAVVKTYPEGNRRAYGTTGYWEPKRAFHVLAERFR, encoded by the coding sequence ATGACCTCCGCCCTGCCCGGCCGCCGCACCGTCGTCGTCGGTGCCGCGGCCCTGTCCGCCGCCCTGGCCGCCGGACGTCCCGCCACCGCCGCGGCCGGTACGGAGGCCGCGACCGTACTCAAGAAGCCGTCGGTGCCTCCGCGGCCCGGCCGCCTCGCCCAGCGCGGCGTCAACTACGACACCGACCACGAGGTCTGGCGCCCGGAGTACGTACGGCGCGAGATGAAGGCGATCAAGGAACGGCTGCACTGCAACGCCGTCATCCTCCTCGGGCACGACCTCGGACGGCTGACCGGAACGGCACGCATCGCGGCGGAGCACGGGCTGTACGTCTGGCTCGAACCCCGCCATTTCGACGCGAACGCCGAGGACACCCTCACCTTTGTGCTGTCGGTGGCCCGCGCCGCGGAGGAACTGCGGGCCCATCACCCCGGGGTGGGCCTGTCCGTGGGCTGCGAACTGACCATTTTCATGGAGGGTCTGCTGCCCGGAAAGGATTACCAGGAGCGGGCACAGGCCCTGGGCCGTATTCCGCCGGAGGTCTACAACAAACGGCTCAACGCGTTCCTGACCCGCGCCGTGGCGGCGGTGCGCAAGGAATTCACCGGGTGCCTCACCTATTCGTCCGGGGTGTGGGAAGGCGTGGGCTGGCGTCCCTTCGACGTCGTCGGCGTGGACCTGTACCGGGACGCCGGGAACAAGAAGACCTACGCCGAACAGGTCAGGGCACTGCACCGGTACGGAAAACCCGTGGTGATCACCGAATTCGGCTGCTGCGCCTTCACCGGCGCGGAGGACATGGGCGGTGACGGATTCTCCGTCGTCGACTACTCCAAGACGCCGCCGGAGGTCACCGGCGGGCGCCGCCGGAACGAGAAGGAACAGGCGGACAGCATCGGGAGGTGCCTCGACGCGTTCGAGGCGGAAGGGGTGTACGGAGCGTTCTGCTACCAGTTCATCTATGCCGACAATCCGTACGCCCCCGACGCCAGGTACGACCTCGACATGGCGAACTTCGCGGTCGTCAAAACCTATCCGGAAGGGAACCGGCGCGCTTACGGCACCACGGGGTACTGGGAGCCCAAGCGCGCCTTCCACGTCCTGGCCGAGAGATTCCGGTAA
- a CDS encoding iron-containing redox enzyme family protein yields MKLPSARGEISAAVVSVLGRSPGEGRPALPDESAVAACDPYGDDLQLALYVCYELHYRGFHGVDDAWEWDPDLLRLRAALERRFLEALRADVPAPAGADEALSGLLTEPVDGAGVSHHLRDQGQLWQAREYAAQRSLYHLKEADPQLWVIPRLTGRAKAGMAAVEYDEFGAGRAERVHSKLFADLMEDLGLDSTYGRYLDAGSRQMLAVVNLMSLFGLHRARRGALVGHFAWVEITSSPGSRRLAQALERLGAGPAAVHFYAEHVEADAVHEQLVRHEVVEGLLREEPELDADVAFGVAATDWLEDRLADHLLDAWKADRPSVRVAL; encoded by the coding sequence GTGAAACTGCCGTCCGCACGTGGAGAGATATCGGCAGCGGTCGTCTCCGTCCTCGGCCGCTCCCCCGGTGAAGGCCGGCCGGCCCTTCCGGACGAGTCCGCCGTGGCCGCCTGCGACCCCTACGGCGACGACCTCCAGCTCGCCCTGTACGTCTGCTACGAGCTGCACTACCGCGGCTTCCACGGGGTGGACGACGCCTGGGAGTGGGACCCGGACCTGCTGCGGCTGCGGGCCGCGCTGGAGCGGCGGTTCCTGGAGGCGTTGCGCGCCGACGTCCCGGCGCCGGCCGGGGCGGACGAGGCGCTGAGCGGCCTGCTGACGGAACCTGTGGACGGGGCGGGCGTCTCCCACCACCTGCGGGACCAGGGGCAGTTGTGGCAGGCCCGCGAGTACGCCGCACAGCGGTCCCTGTACCACCTCAAGGAGGCCGACCCGCAACTGTGGGTGATCCCCCGCCTGACCGGCCGGGCCAAGGCCGGGATGGCGGCGGTGGAGTACGACGAGTTCGGTGCGGGGCGCGCGGAGCGGGTGCACTCCAAGCTCTTCGCCGACCTGATGGAGGACCTGGGCCTGGACAGCACGTACGGGCGCTACCTCGACGCCGGCTCCCGGCAGATGCTCGCCGTCGTCAACCTCATGTCGCTGTTCGGTCTGCACCGTGCGCGGCGCGGGGCGCTCGTCGGGCACTTCGCCTGGGTGGAGATCACCTCCTCCCCCGGCTCCCGCCGGCTGGCGCAGGCGCTGGAACGGCTCGGCGCCGGCCCGGCCGCCGTGCACTTCTACGCCGAGCACGTGGAGGCGGACGCCGTCCACGAGCAGCTCGTACGGCACGAGGTGGTGGAGGGGCTGCTGCGCGAGGAGCCGGAACTCGACGCGGACGTCGCCTTCGGCGTCGCGGCGACGGACTGGCTGGAGGACCGGCTCGCGGACCACCTGCTCGACGCGTGGAAGGCGGACAGGCCGTCGGTGCGCGTGGCGTTGTGA
- a CDS encoding chitosanase, with product MRARSIGKVIRKPATGLVLGLALLAVPATAVASPASDGTGQSSAAPHRVAKAASGLDDPAKKEIAMQLVSSAENSSLDWKQQYAYIEDINDGRGYTAGIIGFTSGTGDMLDLVERYTQRKPDNVLAKYLPALRQVNGSDSHEGLDPDFTADWKEAAQDPEFQQAQDDERDRVYFNPAVEQGKADGIGVLGQFAYYDALVMHGNSSDATSFASIRERAMAEAKTPAQGGDEKTYLNAFLDARVWAMKQEPAHSDTSRVDTAQRVFLEQGNLNLDPPLDWKVYGQSFHID from the coding sequence ATGCGTGCCCGATCGATAGGCAAGGTGATCCGCAAACCCGCCACCGGCCTGGTCCTCGGCCTGGCCCTGCTCGCCGTGCCGGCCACCGCCGTCGCCAGCCCGGCATCCGACGGCACCGGCCAGTCGTCCGCCGCCCCCCACCGCGTGGCCAAGGCCGCGTCCGGCCTGGACGACCCGGCGAAGAAGGAGATCGCCATGCAGTTGGTCTCCAGCGCCGAGAACTCCTCGCTGGACTGGAAGCAGCAGTACGCCTACATCGAGGACATCAACGACGGCCGCGGCTACACCGCCGGCATCATCGGCTTCACTTCCGGCACCGGCGACATGCTTGACCTGGTCGAGCGGTACACCCAGCGCAAGCCCGACAACGTCCTGGCCAAATACCTGCCCGCGCTGCGCCAGGTCAACGGCAGCGACTCGCACGAGGGCCTGGACCCGGACTTCACGGCGGACTGGAAGGAGGCCGCCCAGGACCCGGAGTTCCAGCAGGCGCAGGACGACGAGCGGGACCGGGTGTACTTCAACCCGGCGGTCGAGCAGGGCAAGGCCGACGGGATCGGGGTGCTGGGCCAGTTCGCGTACTACGACGCGCTCGTGATGCACGGCAACAGCAGCGACGCGACCAGCTTCGCCAGCATCCGCGAGCGGGCGATGGCCGAGGCCAAGACGCCCGCCCAGGGCGGCGACGAGAAGACGTACCTGAACGCCTTCCTGGACGCGCGGGTGTGGGCGATGAAGCAGGAACCGGCGCACAGCGACACCAGCCGGGTTGACACCGCGCAGCGTGTCTTCCTTGAACAGGGCAACCTGAACCTGGACCCGCCGCTGGACTGGAAGGTCTACGGCCAGTCGTTCCACATCGACTGA
- a CDS encoding thiamine pyrophosphate-requiring protein → MSTKVSDYVLQRLREWDVDHVFAYAGDGINGLLAAWGRADNKPVFVQARHEEMAAFEAVGYAKFSGKVGVCAATSGPGAIHLLNGLYDAKLDHVPVVAIVGQTNRSAMGGSYQQEVDLLSLYKDVASEFCEMVTVPEQLPNVLDRAMRTAYSRRTVTAVIIPADVQELDYSPPTHAFKMVPSSLGVGGYAPLPDPADVERAAEVLNAGEKVAILVGQGARGAREQVMETAEMLGAGVAKALLGKDVLPDELPYVTGAIGLLGTRPSYELMQGCDTLLVIGSSFPYSQFLPEFDQARAVQIDIDPFMVGLRYPFEVNLVGDARATLERLLPLLKHKKSRKWRGEVESHVKRWWEVMERRAAVDADPINPEYVVHALDALLPDDVILAADSGSAANWYARHLRMRGSMRGSLSGTLATMGPGVPYVIGAKFAHPERPALAVVGDGAMQMNGMAELITAAKYWREWSDPRLIIGVLNNQDLNQVTWEMRAMSGAPQFEPSQHIPDVPYADFARSIGLGGARIDKPQDVESAWRQALAADRPFVLDFRTDPDVPPIPPHATLDQIEAAASAIVHGDSASAGVLKQGVKAKIQEFLPGTKRRADRPGAGEG, encoded by the coding sequence GTGTCCACCAAAGTGTCCGACTACGTCCTGCAGCGACTGCGCGAGTGGGACGTCGACCATGTCTTCGCCTATGCGGGGGACGGGATCAACGGTCTGCTCGCCGCGTGGGGGCGGGCCGACAACAAGCCGGTGTTCGTCCAGGCGCGGCACGAGGAGATGGCGGCGTTCGAGGCGGTCGGCTACGCCAAGTTCTCCGGCAAGGTGGGCGTGTGCGCGGCCACCTCGGGGCCGGGCGCCATCCACCTGCTCAACGGGCTGTACGACGCCAAGCTCGACCACGTCCCGGTGGTGGCGATCGTGGGCCAGACCAACCGCAGCGCCATGGGCGGCTCCTACCAGCAGGAGGTCGACCTGCTGAGTCTCTACAAGGACGTCGCTTCCGAGTTCTGCGAGATGGTGACCGTTCCTGAGCAGTTGCCCAACGTCCTGGACCGGGCGATGCGCACCGCGTACAGCAGGCGCACCGTCACCGCGGTGATCATTCCGGCGGACGTGCAGGAGCTGGACTACAGCCCGCCGACCCACGCCTTCAAGATGGTGCCCTCCAGCCTGGGGGTGGGCGGGTACGCCCCGCTGCCCGACCCGGCGGACGTGGAGCGCGCCGCCGAGGTCCTCAACGCGGGCGAGAAGGTGGCGATCCTGGTGGGGCAGGGCGCCCGCGGGGCGCGCGAGCAGGTGATGGAGACGGCCGAGATGCTCGGGGCGGGCGTGGCCAAGGCGCTGCTCGGCAAGGACGTGCTCCCCGACGAACTGCCGTACGTCACCGGGGCCATCGGCCTGCTGGGTACCCGGCCGAGTTACGAGCTGATGCAGGGCTGCGACACCCTGTTGGTGATCGGTTCCAGCTTCCCGTACAGCCAGTTCCTGCCGGAGTTCGATCAGGCGCGTGCCGTACAGATCGACATCGATCCGTTCATGGTCGGGCTGCGCTACCCGTTCGAGGTCAACCTCGTCGGTGACGCACGGGCGACGCTGGAGCGGCTGCTGCCGCTGCTCAAGCACAAGAAGTCCCGCAAGTGGCGCGGAGAGGTGGAGTCCCACGTCAAGCGGTGGTGGGAGGTGATGGAGCGGCGGGCCGCCGTGGACGCCGATCCCATCAACCCCGAGTACGTCGTGCACGCGCTGGACGCCCTCCTGCCGGACGATGTGATCCTGGCCGCCGATTCCGGCTCCGCGGCCAACTGGTACGCGCGTCACCTGCGGATGCGCGGCTCCATGCGCGGCTCACTGTCCGGCACGCTGGCCACCATGGGGCCGGGCGTCCCGTACGTCATCGGCGCCAAGTTCGCCCACCCCGAGCGGCCCGCGCTGGCGGTGGTGGGCGACGGCGCGATGCAGATGAACGGGATGGCCGAACTGATCACCGCGGCCAAGTACTGGCGGGAGTGGAGCGACCCGCGGCTGATCATCGGCGTACTCAACAACCAGGACCTCAACCAGGTCACCTGGGAGATGCGGGCGATGTCCGGGGCCCCGCAGTTCGAGCCCTCGCAGCACATCCCGGACGTGCCCTACGCCGACTTCGCCCGCTCGATCGGGCTGGGCGGCGCACGGATCGACAAGCCGCAGGACGTGGAGTCCGCGTGGCGTCAGGCGCTGGCCGCGGACCGGCCGTTCGTCCTGGACTTCCGTACGGACCCGGACGTGCCGCCGATCCCGCCGCACGCCACGCTGGACCAGATCGAGGCGGCGGCATCCGCGATCGTGCACGGCGACTCCGCGAGCGCCGGGGTGCTCAAGCAGGGCGTCAAGGCGAAGATCCAGGAGTTCCTGCCCGGCACCAAGCGGCGTGCGGACCGGCCGGGCGCGGGCGAGGGATGA
- a CDS encoding Clp protease N-terminal domain-containing protein produces MTKPARSTHPIRLDDLIEAIKKTHTDALEQLSDAVIAADHLGELADHLIGHFVDQARRSGASWTDIGRSMGVTKQAAQKRFVPKAPGEPSDLDPSQGFGRFTPRARKAVVVSQEEARAAGHAEIRTEHLVLGLLAEPEALAPKAIVAQGVSLETVRRTVTAALPPAAGEVPALIPFDASTRKVLELTFREALRLGHNYVGTEHILLALLEQEDGAGALTGLGVDKAATETYVGEALAAILAGQEEPGEEKGGKQGE; encoded by the coding sequence ATGACGAAACCCGCTCGTTCCACTCATCCCATCCGGCTCGACGACCTGATCGAAGCCATCAAGAAGACCCACACGGACGCCCTGGAGCAGCTCTCCGACGCGGTCATCGCCGCCGATCACCTCGGTGAGCTGGCCGACCACCTCATCGGTCACTTCGTGGACCAGGCCAGGCGGTCGGGCGCGTCCTGGACCGACATCGGCAGGAGCATGGGCGTCACCAAGCAGGCGGCCCAGAAGCGCTTCGTGCCCAAGGCCCCGGGCGAGCCGTCGGACCTCGATCCCAGCCAGGGCTTCGGCCGGTTCACCCCGCGGGCACGGAAGGCCGTGGTGGTCTCGCAGGAGGAGGCGCGGGCGGCGGGCCATGCCGAGATCCGCACCGAGCACCTCGTGCTGGGGCTGCTGGCCGAGCCCGAGGCGCTGGCGCCGAAGGCGATCGTCGCGCAGGGAGTGTCGCTGGAGACCGTGCGGCGGACCGTGACGGCCGCGCTGCCGCCGGCCGCGGGCGAGGTGCCGGCGCTCATCCCGTTCGACGCGTCGACGCGCAAGGTGCTGGAGCTCACCTTCCGGGAGGCCCTGCGGCTGGGCCACAACTACGTCGGCACCGAGCACATCCTGCTCGCGCTGCTGGAGCAGGAGGACGGCGCGGGCGCGCTCACCGGTCTCGGTGTCGACAAGGCGGCCACGGAAACCTACGTCGGCGAGGCCCTGGCCGCCATCCTCGCCGGGCAGGAGGAGCCCGGCGAGGAGAAGGGAGGCAAGCAGGGGGAGTAA